A genome region from Conger conger chromosome 16, fConCon1.1, whole genome shotgun sequence includes the following:
- the LOC133114458 gene encoding DDB1- and CUL4-associated factor 7-like yields MSLHGKRKEIYKYEAPWTVYAMNWSVRPDKRFRLALGSFVEEYNNKVQIVGLEEESSEFICRNTFDHPYPTTKIMWIPDTKGVYPDLLATSGDYLRIWRVSDTETRLECLLNNNKNSDFCAPLTSFDWNEVDPNLLGTSSIDTTCTIWGLETGQVLGRVNLVSGHVKTQLIAHDKEVYDIAFSRAGGGRDMFASVGADGSVRMFDLRHLEHSTIIYEDPQHHPLLRLCWNKQDPNYLATMAMDGMEVVILDVRVPCTPVARLNNHRACVNGIAWAPHSSCHICTAADDHQALIWDIQQMPRAIEDPILAYTAEGEINNVQWASTQPDWIAICYNNCLEILRV; encoded by the exons ATGTCGCTCCACGGCAAGCGGAAAGAGATCTACAAATACGAGGCGCCATGGACTGTTTATGCAATGAACTGGAGCGTCCGCCCAGACAAACGCTTTCGACTGGCTCTTGGCAGTTTCGTCGAGGAATACAACAACAAG GTGCAGATCGTGGGCCTGGAAGAGGAGAGCTCCGAGTTCATCTGCAGGAACACCTTCGACCACCCTTACCCCACCACTAAGATCATGTGGATCCCTGACACCAAGGGGGTGTACCCCGATTTGCTTGCCACCAGCGGGGACTACCTGCGAATCTGGAGG GTGAGCGACACCGAAACCCGTCTGGAATGTCTGCTGAACAACAACAAGAACTCTGACTTCTGCGCGCCTCTCACCTCATTCGACTGGAACGAGGTGGATCCAAATCTCCTCG GCACCTCCAGCATTGACACCACCTGCACCATCTGGGGGTTAGAAACCGGTCAAGTTCTGGGCCGGGTAAACCTGGTTTCAGGCCACGTGAAGACCCAGCTCATCGCCCATGACAAGGAG gtgtatgacATTGCATTCAGCCGGGCAGGCGGGGGCAGGGACATGTTTGCCTCCGTGGGGGCGGACGGGTCGGTGCGCATGTTTGACCTCAGGCACCTGGAGCACAGCACCATCATCTACGAGGATCCACAACACCACCCACTCCTTCGCCTCTGCTGGAACAAGCAGGACCCCAACTACCTGGCCACCATGGCCATGGATGGCATGGAG GTGGTGATTTTGGATGTCCGAGTCCCATGCACGCCAGTTGCCAGATTGAATAACCACCGCGCCTGTGTTAACGGCATTGCCTGGGCACCCCACTCCTCCTGCCACATCTGCACCGCAG CGGACGACCACCAGGCCCTGATCTGGGACATCCAGCAGATGCCCAGGGCCATCGAGGACCCCATCCTGGCCTACACCGCCGAGGGGGAGATCAACAACGTGCAGTGGGCCTCCACGCAGCCCGACTGGATCGCCATCTGCTACAACAACTGCCTGGAGATCCTGCGAGTCTGA
- the LOC133115347 gene encoding PAT complex subunit CCDC47-like translates to MKTLFLLPALLLLLHTTWGCYRTWDDGDELAEFDDDDFAEFEDAAEGTLVEAEPGRTPELREEPALGLVEEPSMDLEVPEEEQEEFDNMEIEDEDMYSKYDAEEFEGFEYSSFKDPLNVVTVSSLLQHHWENYYIEIMLVTGLLAYIVTYLIGKKKNNRLAQAWLSSHRELLEKNFALVGDDGSGAEALGTGKLLRDNEHIYSLWCSGRLCCEGMLVQIRLLRRQDLLSVLAWKMRPACDQVHVQATLNDEDMDMFVFAVGNRKVMARMQKEMQDLSELCCEKPKSGAKYGLPESLAILSEMGEVTEGLLDSKIVHYLINHADKIESIHFSDQFSGPKLIQEDGQPLKLPETKKTLLFTFNVPGMGSTSPKDMDALLPLMDMVLYSIDKIRKFRLNKEGRQKAERNRMRVEQNFLKQTHAQRQEAAQTRREEKRRVQQEKIMKEEDPERQRRLEDAVHRREQKKLGKKQMKHIKVKAI, encoded by the exons ATGAAAACGCTTTTCCTGCTCCCTgccctgctgttgctgctgcacACCACCTGGGGGTGCTACAGGACCTGGGACGATGGCGACGAGCTGGCTGAGTTTGACGACGATGACTTTGCAGAGTTTGAAGATGCAGCCGAAGGCACGCTTGTGGAGGCAGAGCCCGGCCGTACTCCGGAGCTCAGGGAGGAGCCTGCCCTGGGGCTGGTGGAGGAGCCTAGCATGGACCTGGAGGTgccggaggaggagcaggaagagTTTGACAACATGGAAATAGAA GATGAAGATATGTACAGCAAATACGATGCTGAGGAGTTTGAGGGCTTTGAGTATTCCTCATTCAAAGACCCTCTCAACGTTGTGACG GTGTCCTCCCTCCTGCAGCACCACTGGGAGAATTACTACATAGAGATAATGTTGGTAACGGGGCTGCTTGCTTACATCGTCACTTACCTCATCGGCAAGAAGAAAAACAACCGGCTGGCACAGGCCTGGCTGAGCTCACACCGGGAGCTTCTGGAGAAAAACTTTGCCCTTGTAG GTGACGATGGCTCCGGCGCAGAGGCCCTGGGCACTGGGAAGCTGCTCCGGGACAACGAGCACATCTACAGCCTGTGGTGCTCAGGCCGCCTGTGCTGCGAGGGCATGCTCGTCCAGATCAGG ctgcTGAGGAGGCAGGACCTACTTAGTGTTCTGGCCTGGAAGATGAGGCCAGCCTGCGACCAAGTG CATGTGCAGGCCACCCTGAACGACGAGGATATGGACATGTTTGTATTTGCGGTGGGAAACAGGAAGGTCATGGCTCGGATGCAGAAGGAGATGCAGGATCtg AGTGAACTTTGCTGTGAAAAGCCTAAGTCTGGGGCTAAGTACGGCCTTCCTGAGTCCCTGGCTATCTTGTCAGAGATGGGGGAGGTGACGGAGGGACTACTGGATAGCAAG ATTGTCCATTAcctcatcaatcatgctgacaAGATCGAGTCCATCCATTTCTCAGACCAGTTCTCTGGCCCGAAGCTTATACAAGA GGATGGTCAGCCCTTAAAACTCCCAGAGACCAAGAAAACACTTCTGTTTACATTTAATG TGCCTGGGATGGGCAGCACATCTCCCAAAGACATGGATGCCTTGCTTCCACTCATGGACATGGTTCTTTACAGCATTGACAAGATCAGGAAGTTTCGCCTCAACAAAGAG GGGAGGCAGAAAGCGGAGAGGAACCGCATGCGCGTGGAGCAGAACTTCCTGAAGCAGACGCACGCACAGCGGCAGGAGGCGGCGCAGACGCGGCgtgaagagaagaggagggtcCAGCAGGAGAAGATAATGAAGGAAGAGGACCCTGAGAGACAGCGCCGCCTGGAG GATGCTGTCCACCGTAGAGAACAGAAGAAGCTGGGGAAGAAGCAGATGAAACATATCAAAGTCAAAGCCATttga